A genomic stretch from uncultured Pseudodesulfovibrio sp. includes:
- a CDS encoding pyrimidine dimer DNA glycosylase/endonuclease V has product MRLWTVHPKYLDAKGLVALWREGLLARKVLHGLTKGYRNHPQLIRFRAHPDPLTAIDAYLSAVLTESLERGYHFDASKIDETAAVTSIEETAGQLEYEWRHLREKLAKRDPGRLKDFEAIERPDAHPLFMIVDGDIQEWEKRLQKD; this is encoded by the coding sequence ATGCGGCTCTGGACCGTGCACCCCAAATATCTTGACGCCAAGGGATTGGTTGCGCTCTGGCGCGAAGGCTTGCTTGCGCGCAAGGTTCTTCATGGTCTCACCAAAGGCTACAGGAACCACCCGCAACTCATCCGCTTCCGGGCTCACCCCGACCCGTTGACCGCCATTGACGCATACCTGTCTGCTGTCCTGACGGAATCTCTCGAACGCGGCTACCATTTCGACGCGAGTAAGATCGACGAGACTGCGGCCGTGACATCCATTGAAGAAACAGCGGGCCAGCTTGAATATGAATGGCGCCATTTGAGAGAAAAACTGGCAAAGCGCGACCCGGGACGACTCAAAGACTTTGAAGCGATAGAAAGGCCGGACGCACATCCGTTGTTCATGATCGTTGATGGAGATATTCAAGAGTGGGAAAAGAGACTCCAAAAAGACTGA
- a CDS encoding pentapeptide repeat-containing protein: protein MVCSTGKKYDGWCAEEEIVHWDLARSYCIYHAPSKPSGADKFEDALFSKIKSTPEGDTCDLRGTIFPHDISFSFLKELPPMDLSSAEFHGEVSFKGVTFKGRANFQGASFFKKANFRGVTFNQRSTLNRVFFSGLVDFKKATFQSGADFWNATFSDDVLFVQTVFNGSTAFAKCIFEKEARFERTEFERVRFDKAYFKEHVYFIGGGSSGRSSFLNCEFAKSVHFVETHFVDADYSHMCPGSIAFFKEADLRRSFLKHAPIESFRFSACNWPIFERRRCIYDARKVDDGGFFAFEEQGRRPSPLPTKSGKRMKVYKPPNSYVLEDLFRRLKKNARDESDEVLASDRHYFEKEIQRKRLRTEKGTKTLRSYLLVYKWLSGYGESPVIAMWLLVLFALLPFVVLGINDLFQTGLTSSVDWGRFFELLADSRAFLPFAKHVDSDNFNTIEKIASYGWPIIVALQATLFSFAVRNKLRR, encoded by the coding sequence ATGGTTTGCAGTACAGGGAAAAAATACGATGGATGGTGTGCAGAAGAAGAAATTGTACATTGGGATCTTGCTCGTTCGTACTGCATCTATCACGCTCCTTCAAAGCCATCGGGGGCTGACAAATTTGAGGACGCACTATTCTCTAAAATTAAGTCTACGCCCGAAGGTGACACATGTGATTTGAGAGGAACTATATTCCCGCATGACATTTCCTTTTCGTTTCTTAAAGAGCTTCCGCCGATGGACCTTAGCTCTGCAGAATTTCATGGTGAAGTTTCTTTCAAAGGGGTTACTTTCAAAGGGCGTGCAAATTTTCAGGGTGCATCATTTTTCAAAAAAGCCAATTTTCGCGGTGTGACCTTTAACCAAAGGTCAACTCTAAACCGAGTGTTTTTTTCAGGGCTTGTCGATTTCAAGAAGGCGACGTTCCAAAGTGGTGCGGATTTCTGGAACGCAACGTTTTCTGACGATGTGCTTTTCGTCCAGACGGTTTTTAACGGAAGTACTGCATTCGCAAAGTGTATTTTTGAGAAGGAAGCTCGGTTCGAAAGAACCGAATTTGAGAGAGTAAGATTCGACAAAGCTTACTTTAAAGAGCACGTGTATTTCATTGGTGGAGGTAGTTCTGGGCGTAGTTCTTTTTTAAATTGTGAATTCGCGAAATCTGTTCATTTTGTCGAAACACACTTTGTAGACGCGGATTATTCTCATATGTGTCCAGGGAGTATCGCTTTTTTTAAAGAAGCTGATTTGAGGCGCAGCTTTTTGAAACACGCCCCTATAGAGTCGTTTAGGTTTAGTGCTTGTAATTGGCCAATATTCGAACGGCGTAGATGTATATATGACGCACGTAAGGTTGACGACGGTGGTTTTTTCGCTTTTGAAGAGCAAGGTCGACGACCTTCACCTTTGCCAACAAAGTCGGGCAAGAGGATGAAGGTTTACAAACCTCCAAATTCATATGTTCTTGAAGACTTGTTCCGCCGTCTTAAAAAGAACGCCCGTGATGAAAGCGATGAAGTACTGGCTTCAGATCGTCACTACTTTGAGAAAGAGATTCAACGTAAAAGGTTGCGAACAGAAAAGGGTACCAAAACCCTTAGGTCCTATTTGTTGGTTTACAAGTGGCTGAGTGGTTATGGCGAGTCTCCAGTGATCGCAATGTGGCTATTAGTACTGTTTGCGCTTTTGCCATTTGTAGTTCTAGGCATTAACGATTTGTTCCAAACAGGTCTAACTTCATCTGTCGATTGGGGGCGATTCTTTGAACTGCTAGCTGACTCGAGGGCTTTTTTGCCTTTCGCAAAACACGTTGATTCAGATAACTTCAATACGATTGAGAAGATCGCTTCGTATGGCTGGCCCATCATAGTAGCGCTTCAGGCAACATTGTTTAGCTTTGCGGTTCGCAACAAACTTCGAAGATAA
- a CDS encoding phage capsid protein — protein MSTTVSNGFVTQYVEMVHQAYQAQGSKMRQTVRLQTEVEGSKCVFQKVGKGAAGKKTRHGNVPLMNLNHSNVSCTLSDWYAAEYIDKLDELKDKGDEKQVAANAGAWALGRKIDELIITKLGGAANVVAENTSGLTKDKILQAFGTLNANDVPDDGHRFAVVGPHQWNEMLNIQEFKSSDYAGEQYPWLKGTESRTWLGITWMFHTGLPLDNDTC, from the coding sequence ATGTCCACGACTGTCAGTAATGGTTTTGTAACCCAATATGTTGAAATGGTGCATCAGGCCTATCAGGCCCAGGGCTCCAAAATGCGCCAGACCGTCCGCCTCCAGACCGAAGTCGAAGGCTCCAAGTGCGTCTTTCAGAAGGTAGGTAAGGGCGCAGCTGGCAAGAAAACCCGCCATGGCAACGTGCCGCTCATGAACCTCAACCATTCCAACGTGTCCTGCACGTTGTCCGACTGGTACGCCGCCGAGTACATCGACAAGCTCGACGAGCTCAAGGACAAGGGCGATGAAAAACAGGTTGCGGCCAATGCCGGTGCATGGGCCTTGGGTCGCAAGATCGATGAATTGATCATCACCAAGCTCGGCGGTGCAGCCAATGTGGTGGCCGAGAATACATCCGGTCTGACCAAGGATAAGATCCTTCAGGCGTTTGGTACTCTGAATGCCAATGATGTGCCGGATGATGGTCATCGTTTCGCAGTAGTTGGTCCGCATCAGTGGAACGAGATGCTCAATATCCAGGAGTTCAAGTCCAGCGACTACGCCGGAGAACAGTACCCCTGGCTCAAGGGCACGGAATCCCGTACATGGCTCGGCATCACCTGGATGTTCCATACCGGCCTTCCGCTGGACAACGACACTTGCTAG
- a CDS encoding site-specific integrase — MSRKEAESTTLDDALERFKEEFLPKYAQPKQMKSRINVLQKHDICKMTLAGIRGKDIANYIKYREIKGRSSQTILHEVNLISRIFEISRKDWGMESLSNPTKRVNKPKQAKGRTRRVNKGEEKKLFDKLPEELKPIVSFALETAMRRGEIAMMRWEHVDLKKRYVHLPKTKNGEARSVPLSPAALKVLKNIPRRIAGDVFTLHPDTISKWFRAAADGAGMKDLRFHDLRHEATSRFFENTDLDFMEVKGITGHKSLQMLSRYSHLRAHRLAGRLAGEKR; from the coding sequence ATGTCCCGTAAAGAGGCTGAATCCACTACGCTTGATGACGCATTGGAACGCTTCAAAGAGGAGTTCCTTCCAAAGTATGCCCAGCCAAAACAGATGAAGAGCAGGATCAACGTTCTCCAAAAGCATGACATATGCAAAATGACGCTTGCAGGGATACGAGGGAAAGATATCGCCAACTATATCAAATACCGAGAAATTAAAGGCCGCTCTTCCCAAACAATTCTCCATGAAGTCAACCTGATCTCAAGGATATTCGAAATCTCCCGCAAAGATTGGGGGATGGAATCTCTGAGCAACCCCACCAAGCGAGTAAACAAGCCCAAACAAGCCAAAGGCCGAACTCGTCGAGTAAACAAGGGCGAAGAGAAAAAGCTGTTTGATAAACTCCCAGAAGAATTGAAGCCGATAGTGTCATTCGCCTTGGAAACGGCCATGAGACGCGGTGAAATTGCGATGATGCGATGGGAGCATGTGGACTTGAAAAAACGCTATGTCCATTTACCGAAAACGAAGAATGGCGAGGCGAGGTCAGTCCCCCTCTCGCCAGCGGCCCTGAAAGTCTTAAAGAACATCCCCAGACGGATAGCAGGTGATGTGTTTACTCTTCACCCAGACACAATTTCAAAGTGGTTTAGGGCAGCTGCGGATGGTGCAGGAATGAAGGATTTGCGGTTTCATGATCTGCGCCATGAGGCTACGAGTAGGTTCTTTGAGAACACTGACTTGGACTTCATGGAGGTGAAGGGAATTACCGGGCATAAGAGTTTGCAGATGTTGTCAAGGTATAGCCACTTGAGGGCGCATAGGCTGGCGGGTAGGCTGGCCGGAGAGAAGAGGTAA
- a CDS encoding tyrosine-type recombinase/integrase translates to MDLKYQAAKLLGKNRRAGVLTQQKNAGQIKRLCDLIQKKYGLQNLRNLKTKHIEGVFNDMSKEGLSPSTRAAYGTAARRIAEAIGKQNIVARSNKELGVSRAGDRIKPVTADMEEIRNITEQLYEKEEWLGLASKMRIEFGLRAKESLLSHEINNGALVVKGSKGGRPRKVPIRNEAQRELIKRVHTHIEREEKNTLVPTDLSLKQGLKKQANALHRIGATKENNAHAHAARHKYAQSLAELGTSRTDISEELGHGREEVVSHYIPK, encoded by the coding sequence ATGGACCTGAAATACCAAGCTGCAAAATTACTAGGCAAAAACCGTCGTGCTGGCGTCCTCACCCAGCAAAAAAATGCCGGACAAATAAAACGCTTATGTGATCTCATTCAAAAAAAGTATGGACTTCAAAACTTACGAAACCTGAAAACCAAACACATAGAAGGCGTCTTCAATGACATGAGCAAAGAAGGTTTGAGTCCTTCGACAAGAGCGGCTTATGGGACCGCCGCACGCCGCATTGCGGAGGCAATCGGCAAACAAAACATTGTTGCCAGAAGCAACAAAGAGCTTGGCGTTTCCAGGGCTGGCGACAGGATTAAGCCTGTGACTGCGGACATGGAGGAAATCAGAAATATTACTGAACAACTGTACGAGAAAGAAGAATGGCTTGGCTTAGCTTCTAAAATGCGAATTGAATTTGGTCTCAGAGCCAAGGAGTCTCTTTTATCCCATGAAATTAACAATGGTGCTTTAGTCGTCAAAGGAAGCAAGGGCGGACGCCCAAGAAAGGTACCGATTAGGAATGAAGCCCAGCGCGAACTGATCAAGCGGGTACATACCCATATCGAACGAGAAGAGAAAAACACTCTTGTCCCAACAGACCTGTCGCTTAAGCAGGGCCTGAAAAAACAAGCCAACGCTTTGCACCGAATCGGAGCTACTAAAGAAAATAATGCCCATGCTCATGCCGCGAGGCACAAGTATGCTCAATCGCTGGCTGAGTTAGGAACAAGCAGGACAGACATCTCCGAAGAATTAGGACATGGGAGAGAGGAAGTGGTTTCACACTATATTCCAAAATAA
- a CDS encoding AAA family ATPase — translation MSIAGKTSSQGDEFELQVALHWLISLYRDEEINFVQVDSTGIPDLEQEIPIDDIVISYKDGRKKFIQAKKNQPKYQSWRFNDDVLKEELVKAQKQHELTPDAEIWFYSRSPFGNLHKLTEGVRKFGSYTAFNKSAPKTLLAPLKSLTSIISPKITASSLKKTFAMAKMLFFDSNQDWASRNLLDLKGYFPQAKTVKNVLERLIAKHAASLPGTPYFLNRLSFLATLKEHNLEAAPIRSEADILESFRSASRIGRAWGRTIDGVKVEQPELAEVMDSVEDDKRTILVTSLPGCGKTCLLLDLVDQLEKDPSVGLLFIKGDQFSDANSEDDLVRMGLPEGIVGQCARLAEYRKVVVVVDSLDVLSLSRSHGAFKVLLSIIDRLSLVDKTTVVAACREFDRQYDPQLRDRDWNKIIKIAPFDYEIVVRPLMDKWSVDDSEISESFRSLICVPQHLALFKKLVESKTYLGIQNAWDLFDRYLVEYVEKDSLLGTRAIDLLHHMAKEMMKSRCCSLPTVTISSEAELSRRLISQGILIEQQPGVIAFSHQTLVENLLVRGSITNGEGLVDFIHNHPPLPFVRPVVRAFFGHLRVVDRTRFSREFRKTLSDDKIAYHLKRLLVESFAEMSVDEKDWSLVRWLLNDHPDLFRRCLYAVQDVSWLDMIEQRLLSIFVGQKDRNVWEQIVTQRLTVWVEKYPERVIKMWIGLYDNSSDKANQAYNTSIHLGDLKKWTTEGVGGLLERLVSAEGFERDFIGKPLSLWIDATNQGDELLWSYIIKKVPDEGPSRYGEKELRCDEHDFHDAQFLKKRLLKSELLLGLVMDSLIGWSKKEGRLSDLHSFSDYFLMDSSWRYTHNSREMYSADGINILLSYVESALKVHARHNTTWWRDNELRIRGAREFGFMYLLTLCYKENPEKNSDGITSLLTDKELLRFGRIEFELGSLANSTYHLLSEEVAAENQTLVMELYAEEGDEGSVPDWVNRRRYDYLVWIPNIWRTKGAQAFIDRFKCAFGYQHPSPQIWSSGGAVRQPFEHQMLCQLSASWAMKLVRHYNEEVGFESMADRLSGGKREALWGFREAASLCPKSMLKLLPLIQKEGLDTKFVHEIYTGLAHHVRYLHGNMSSAQNDWKPVEDSIPKEELRKLVLVGLERNAVVWDDLGCTSSLLRAGIDVVDDQSDAERLFKNHKDFYSRVGTVSKDKKYAIEDGAEALIRLAEVCVENEWDLLPKVDKLLGRYVHDADESTLITFLRHLPFLIYKNPEPSWGFFLAAMDRLDIDKWWAAERCFYYNYRDQAEEVYQYVDKLLGSESEEGLEVAGKIITLMYLSDIVDEEKYFSRITKSPEKAMQGAVTNLAHNLYIEDVSTRCRNALSRIFAECSLTESVMRSFGSVFREDSKKRNMVGRDLVFSYLKALPKVSGSPGIFSFHRWLHAQAKNDPIQNLEYLEAMADTYEECGADTRLYGAREDIPIVLREILIEADETDDPDLISRVVNVQDRLMQTGFDGISKLYDDY, via the coding sequence ATGAGTATCGCAGGAAAAACGTCCTCTCAAGGGGATGAATTCGAATTACAGGTAGCCCTTCATTGGCTAATCAGTTTGTATCGGGATGAAGAAATTAATTTTGTTCAAGTCGACTCAACGGGTATTCCTGATCTCGAACAAGAAATCCCAATTGATGATATTGTCATAAGCTATAAGGATGGACGAAAAAAGTTCATCCAGGCGAAGAAGAATCAGCCTAAGTATCAGTCTTGGCGTTTCAACGATGATGTGTTGAAAGAAGAGCTAGTTAAGGCTCAAAAACAGCATGAATTGACCCCGGATGCTGAGATTTGGTTTTATTCCCGCTCTCCTTTTGGGAATTTGCACAAATTAACAGAAGGGGTTCGTAAGTTCGGTTCTTACACCGCCTTCAACAAGTCAGCTCCCAAGACACTTTTAGCCCCACTTAAATCCTTGACGAGTATTATCTCGCCTAAAATTACCGCATCTTCATTGAAAAAAACGTTTGCAATGGCCAAAATGCTTTTTTTTGACTCTAACCAAGACTGGGCATCAAGGAACTTGTTGGATTTAAAAGGGTATTTCCCTCAAGCCAAGACCGTAAAGAATGTGCTTGAAAGATTGATAGCCAAACATGCGGCAAGTCTTCCTGGAACTCCATATTTTCTCAATCGATTGAGTTTCCTCGCAACATTGAAAGAGCATAATCTTGAAGCAGCTCCTATACGTTCTGAAGCCGATATACTTGAAAGCTTTCGTTCTGCATCGAGGATTGGGCGGGCATGGGGGCGAACAATTGATGGGGTAAAAGTTGAACAGCCCGAACTAGCCGAAGTGATGGATTCAGTTGAGGATGACAAAAGAACCATTCTTGTAACCAGTCTGCCCGGATGTGGAAAGACATGTCTGCTGTTAGACTTGGTAGATCAACTCGAAAAGGACCCCTCAGTCGGACTTTTGTTTATCAAAGGCGATCAGTTCTCGGATGCAAACTCAGAAGACGATCTTGTTCGTATGGGGTTGCCAGAAGGTATTGTAGGGCAGTGTGCACGGTTAGCAGAGTATCGAAAAGTGGTTGTTGTCGTTGACTCATTAGACGTCCTTTCTTTGAGCAGAAGCCACGGGGCTTTCAAGGTTCTCCTTAGTATTATTGATCGGCTGAGCTTGGTTGATAAAACTACTGTAGTCGCTGCTTGCAGGGAATTCGACCGACAATATGATCCACAGCTTAGAGATCGCGACTGGAATAAGATTATCAAAATAGCTCCATTTGATTATGAAATTGTTGTTCGGCCCCTTATGGACAAATGGAGTGTTGATGACTCGGAGATTAGCGAGAGTTTCCGGTCTTTGATTTGTGTGCCTCAACATCTGGCTTTGTTTAAAAAATTAGTTGAGTCAAAGACCTATCTAGGTATTCAGAATGCTTGGGATTTATTTGATCGTTATCTCGTTGAGTATGTCGAAAAGGATTCTCTGCTAGGAACGCGTGCAATCGATTTGTTGCATCACATGGCAAAGGAAATGATGAAAAGCCGGTGTTGTTCATTGCCAACGGTAACGATTTCATCGGAAGCAGAGTTAAGTCGGAGATTAATCAGTCAAGGAATTTTGATTGAACAGCAGCCTGGGGTGATAGCATTTTCACACCAGACACTTGTTGAAAATTTACTTGTCCGAGGCAGTATTACTAACGGCGAAGGGCTGGTTGATTTCATTCATAACCACCCCCCACTTCCTTTTGTTCGTCCTGTCGTCCGAGCCTTTTTTGGACATTTGAGGGTTGTGGATCGAACCCGCTTTAGCAGGGAGTTCAGAAAAACACTTTCAGATGATAAAATTGCCTACCATTTAAAACGGCTGCTTGTTGAATCGTTTGCAGAAATGTCAGTCGATGAGAAGGATTGGTCGCTTGTCCGGTGGCTTCTTAATGATCACCCTGACCTGTTTAGGAGATGTCTGTACGCTGTTCAAGATGTGAGTTGGCTGGATATGATTGAGCAAAGGTTGCTCTCAATCTTTGTTGGGCAGAAAGATCGAAATGTATGGGAGCAGATTGTAACCCAAAGGTTAACTGTTTGGGTTGAGAAATATCCTGAACGTGTCATCAAGATGTGGATTGGTTTGTATGACAATAGTTCAGACAAAGCGAATCAAGCCTACAATACAAGCATCCATCTAGGCGATCTTAAGAAATGGACTACAGAGGGAGTTGGAGGGCTCCTTGAGCGTTTAGTCTCTGCTGAAGGGTTTGAACGAGATTTCATTGGGAAGCCACTGAGCTTGTGGATAGATGCAACAAATCAAGGCGACGAGCTGCTATGGTCTTACATAATAAAAAAAGTGCCTGATGAGGGGCCTAGTCGATACGGGGAAAAAGAGCTTCGTTGCGATGAGCATGATTTTCATGATGCTCAATTCTTAAAAAAACGATTACTAAAGTCGGAGCTTTTGCTGGGGCTTGTTATGGACTCTTTGATTGGATGGAGCAAGAAAGAGGGACGTCTGTCTGATCTTCATTCATTTTCAGACTATTTCCTCATGGATTCTTCTTGGAGATACACCCACAACAGCCGAGAGATGTACTCCGCTGACGGGATTAACATATTGCTGTCTTATGTTGAGTCTGCCCTTAAGGTCCATGCCCGTCACAACACTACTTGGTGGAGGGACAATGAGTTAAGAATTCGTGGTGCCCGAGAGTTTGGATTTATGTACCTGCTGACCCTTTGTTATAAAGAGAATCCAGAAAAGAACAGTGATGGGATTACATCACTCCTGACTGATAAAGAATTACTGAGATTCGGGAGGATTGAGTTCGAGTTAGGAAGCTTAGCCAACTCAACGTATCATTTGCTCAGTGAGGAAGTGGCAGCGGAGAACCAAACTCTTGTAATGGAGTTGTACGCTGAAGAAGGGGATGAAGGGAGCGTACCAGATTGGGTCAATCGAAGGCGCTATGACTACCTCGTTTGGATTCCAAATATATGGCGAACGAAGGGCGCTCAAGCCTTTATAGATAGGTTTAAGTGTGCTTTTGGGTATCAACACCCTTCACCTCAAATATGGTCAAGTGGGGGGGCGGTTAGGCAGCCGTTTGAGCATCAGATGCTGTGTCAACTCTCAGCCTCCTGGGCAATGAAACTTGTTCGACATTACAATGAAGAAGTTGGCTTTGAGTCTATGGCTGATCGTTTGTCTGGGGGCAAAAGAGAAGCTCTTTGGGGTTTTCGGGAGGCGGCATCTCTATGCCCAAAGTCTATGCTAAAATTGCTCCCTTTAATCCAAAAAGAAGGCTTAGATACGAAGTTCGTCCATGAAATTTATACAGGGCTAGCTCATCACGTTCGATATCTACATGGAAATATGTCTTCAGCACAAAATGACTGGAAGCCTGTTGAGGATTCAATCCCCAAAGAGGAACTCCGAAAGCTAGTTCTAGTTGGATTGGAACGGAATGCGGTTGTGTGGGATGATTTGGGGTGCACGAGTTCTCTGCTGAGAGCGGGGATAGATGTTGTGGATGATCAATCCGATGCAGAGCGCCTTTTTAAGAATCATAAGGATTTTTATAGTCGTGTTGGAACCGTAAGCAAGGATAAGAAATATGCCATTGAGGATGGGGCTGAGGCCCTGATCCGTTTAGCCGAAGTTTGTGTCGAAAATGAGTGGGACCTCTTGCCAAAGGTTGATAAGCTATTGGGGAGATACGTCCATGATGCAGACGAATCAACTTTAATTACTTTTCTAAGACACCTGCCATTCCTGATTTATAAAAATCCTGAACCATCATGGGGCTTCTTCTTGGCGGCGATGGACCGATTAGATATCGATAAATGGTGGGCAGCTGAACGATGTTTTTATTATAACTATCGTGATCAAGCAGAGGAAGTATATCAGTATGTTGACAAACTGCTTGGAAGCGAATCGGAAGAAGGGCTAGAGGTCGCAGGTAAAATTATTACATTGATGTATTTGTCTGACATTGTTGATGAAGAGAAGTATTTTTCTCGAATAACAAAATCTCCTGAAAAAGCTATGCAAGGAGCTGTTACAAATCTAGCCCACAACCTTTATATCGAAGACGTTTCAACGAGGTGCCGGAACGCGTTGTCTAGAATTTTTGCAGAATGCAGTCTGACAGAGTCTGTCATGCGAAGCTTTGGAAGTGTCTTCCGTGAAGATTCAAAGAAAAGGAACATGGTTGGTCGTGACCTAGTATTTTCATACCTAAAAGCTTTGCCAAAGGTTTCGGGCAGCCCTGGTATTTTTAGCTTTCACAGATGGCTTCATGCCCAAGCGAAAAATGATCCGATTCAAAACTTAGAGTATTTAGAGGCGATGGCAGACACTTATGAAGAGTGTGGCGCAGATACCAGACTCTACGGAGCAAGAGAAGATATTCCAATCGTACTTCGTGAAATACTTATCGAAGCTGATGAGACTGATGATCCTGATTTGATTAGTAGAGTGGTAAATGTCCAGGATCGGCTTATGCAAACGGGCTTTGATGGAATTTCAAAGCTGTATGACGATTATTGA
- a CDS encoding secondary thiamine-phosphate synthase enzyme YjbQ produces the protein MKSYRKELFYEVPTRRAFINITDDVEACLRESGICEGLCLVNAMHITASVFINDDESGLHHDYEVWLEKLAPHEPVNQYRHNGYEDNADAHMKRQVMGREVVVAITNGQLDFGTWERIFYGEFDGRRKKRVLVKIIGE, from the coding sequence ATGAAATCATACCGCAAAGAACTCTTCTACGAAGTCCCGACCCGCCGGGCGTTCATCAACATCACGGACGATGTTGAGGCCTGCCTCCGCGAATCCGGCATCTGCGAGGGGCTGTGCCTGGTCAACGCCATGCACATCACGGCCTCGGTTTTCATCAATGACGATGAGTCCGGGCTGCATCACGACTATGAAGTCTGGCTGGAGAAACTCGCCCCGCACGAACCTGTGAATCAGTATCGACATAACGGATACGAGGATAATGCGGACGCACACATGAAAAGACAGGTCATGGGCCGGGAAGTGGTGGTCGCCATTACCAACGGCCAGCTCGATTTCGGCACCTGGGAGCGCATCTTCTACGGAGAGTTCGACGGACGCCGCAAAAAACGCGTCCTGGTCAAAATCATCGGAGAATAA